Proteins from a single region of Argopecten irradians isolate NY chromosome 7, Ai_NY, whole genome shotgun sequence:
- the LOC138327788 gene encoding LOW QUALITY PROTEIN: ragulator complex protein LAMTOR1-like (The sequence of the model RefSeq protein was modified relative to this genomic sequence to represent the inferred CDS: inserted 1 base in 1 codon), producing the protein MGCCFSNDEEKDYLNSDANETSRLLGDPVSNNSTPQTQIGDGYNSIVQQHSQKGDEQSALDRILQNTARNVIDVGAIDGQTVENQEYHDRSQQYSGRLNMKLGTSGXGRNYKNSLSNSTATPQITLSQPAVSIGDIQLITNVAERLSKAVKDVRVEHKEDLVVPFGVP; encoded by the exons ATGGGGTGTTGTTTCAGCAACGACGAGGAGAAGGATTATCTG AATTCAGATGCTAATGAAACTTCTAGACTACTGGGAGATCCAGTCAGCAACAATTCAACTCCACAGACACAGATTGG TGATGGCTATAACTCCATTGTACAACAGCACTCACAGAAAGGAGATGAACAATCAGCACTAGATAGAATACTCCAAAACACTGCCAG AAATGTGATAGATGTTGGTGCTATCGATGGACAGACAGTGGAGAACCAGGAATACCATGACAGATCACAACAATATAG TGGTCGACTGAATATGAAGTTGGGTACATCAG AGGGCCGAAACTACAAGAACTCACTATCAAACTCTACAGCAACACCACAAATAACACTTTCACAGCCAGCTGTGTCCATTGGAGATATACAATTG ATAACAAATGTAGCAGAAAGATTAAGTAAAGCGGTAAAGGATGTGAGAGTAGAACACAAGGAAGATTTAGTGGTGCCATTTGGAGTTCCTTGA